A section of the Carassius carassius chromosome 17, fCarCar2.1, whole genome shotgun sequence genome encodes:
- the LOC132161121 gene encoding SERPINE1 mRNA-binding protein 1-like isoform X1, producing the protein MPGQLQEGFCCVVTNRFDQLFDDEEDPFELLKQAEKKKDATAPGAAKTAAQAAKQSKKESQKERRNPVSEKEEKPAPVPLKKDGMRRMGRRPEQQGQPGSQPQGGQGEGRPPADRRPDRRPPRERRFDKPADEKPAEGGDFSVEKSVSDRPFRGRGGARGGRGGRGRGVGRTDGFDSRGKREFDRHSGSDRSSLRGEEKRGGSGSHNWGNVKDELSELDQSNVTEDTPEGEEHPPADSENKENEVEEVKEEGAKEMTLDEWKAQQSKERAKVEFNIRKANEGADWKKGYVLHKSKAEDASVDDASGDHHFRKSANDITSKLEINFGDLGRTGRGRGGPRGGRGGRGAAATRPPRERRPDKVGGVSVPNVDDPEAFPALA; encoded by the exons ATGCCCGGTCAACTGCAAGAAGGTTTTTGCTGTGTCGTAACCAATCGGTTCGACCAGCTATTTGATGATGAAGAGGATCCGTTTGAGCTGTTAAAGCAGGCAGAAAAGAAGAAGGATGCGACCGCTCCTGGTGCCGCCAAGACCGCAGCGCAGGCTGCAAAGCAGTCCAAAAAGGAGTCACAGAAAGAAAGGAGAAACCCAGTTTCCGAGAAGGAAGAGAAACCCGCTCCTGTTCCTCTCAAAAAAGATG GCATGCGGAGAATGGGCCGCCGACCGGAGCAGCAGGGTCAGCCAGGATCCCAGCCGCAGGGAGGTCAGGGGGAGGGTCGTCCACCAGCCGACAGACGGCCTGACAGGAGGCCACCGCGTGAACGACGATTTGACAAACCTGCTGATGAAAAACCTGCTGAGGGTGGAGATTTCTCAGTGGAGAA GTCTGTCAGTGACAGGCCGTTCCGGGGTCGTGGCGGTGCCAGAGGAGGGCGCGGAGGCCGGGGCAGAGGCGTTGGCAGGACTGACGGCTTTGACTCTCGCGGTAAACGCGAGTTTGACAGACACAGCGGCAGCGACCGATC CAGCCTGAGAGGAGAAGAAAAACgtggaggaagtggatctcataACTGGGGCAATGTTAAGGATGAGCTGAG CGAGCTTGACCAGTCAAACGTCACTGAGGACACCCCCGAAGGAGAGGAACACCCACCTGCTGACTCGGAGAACAA GGAGAATGAGGTTGAGGAGGTTAAAGAAGAAGGTGCTAAGGAGATGACTCTGGATGAATGGAAAGCCCAGCAGAGTAAAGAGAGAGCCAAAGTGGAATTCAACATTCGTAAAGCCAATGAGGGAGCCGACTGGAAGAAAGGATATGTCCTGCACAAGTCTAAGGCTGAGGAT GCCTCTGTTGATGATGCCTCTGGGGATCACCACTTCCGTAAATCAGCTAATGACATTACATCCAAGCTGGAGATTAACTTTGGGGACCTGGGCCGCACAGGACGTGGTCGTGGAGGACCACGAGGTGGCAGAGGAGGCCGTGGAGCTGCTGCTACCAGGCCACCTCGTGAACGCAGGCCAGACAAG GTTGGTGGAGTGTCTGTCCCTAACGTGGACGACCCAGAGGCTTTCCCAGCCCTGGCTTAA
- the LOC132161121 gene encoding SERPINE1 mRNA-binding protein 1-like isoform X2, translating to MPGQLQEGFCCVVTNRFDQLFDDEEDPFELLKQAEKKKDATAPGAAKTAAQAAKQSKKESQKERRNPVSEKEEKPAPVPLKKDGMRRMGRRPEQQGQPGSQPQGGQGEGRPPADRRPDRRPPRERRFDKPADEKPAEGGDFSVEKSVSDRPFRGRGGARGGRGGRGRGVGRTDGFDSRGKREFDRHSGSDRSLRGEEKRGGSGSHNWGNVKDELSELDQSNVTEDTPEGEEHPPADSENKENEVEEVKEEGAKEMTLDEWKAQQSKERAKVEFNIRKANEGADWKKGYVLHKSKAEDASVDDASGDHHFRKSANDITSKLEINFGDLGRTGRGRGGPRGGRGGRGAAATRPPRERRPDKVGGVSVPNVDDPEAFPALA from the exons ATGCCCGGTCAACTGCAAGAAGGTTTTTGCTGTGTCGTAACCAATCGGTTCGACCAGCTATTTGATGATGAAGAGGATCCGTTTGAGCTGTTAAAGCAGGCAGAAAAGAAGAAGGATGCGACCGCTCCTGGTGCCGCCAAGACCGCAGCGCAGGCTGCAAAGCAGTCCAAAAAGGAGTCACAGAAAGAAAGGAGAAACCCAGTTTCCGAGAAGGAAGAGAAACCCGCTCCTGTTCCTCTCAAAAAAGATG GCATGCGGAGAATGGGCCGCCGACCGGAGCAGCAGGGTCAGCCAGGATCCCAGCCGCAGGGAGGTCAGGGGGAGGGTCGTCCACCAGCCGACAGACGGCCTGACAGGAGGCCACCGCGTGAACGACGATTTGACAAACCTGCTGATGAAAAACCTGCTGAGGGTGGAGATTTCTCAGTGGAGAA GTCTGTCAGTGACAGGCCGTTCCGGGGTCGTGGCGGTGCCAGAGGAGGGCGCGGAGGCCGGGGCAGAGGCGTTGGCAGGACTGACGGCTTTGACTCTCGCGGTAAACGCGAGTTTGACAGACACAGCGGCAGCGACCGATC CCTGAGAGGAGAAGAAAAACgtggaggaagtggatctcataACTGGGGCAATGTTAAGGATGAGCTGAG CGAGCTTGACCAGTCAAACGTCACTGAGGACACCCCCGAAGGAGAGGAACACCCACCTGCTGACTCGGAGAACAA GGAGAATGAGGTTGAGGAGGTTAAAGAAGAAGGTGCTAAGGAGATGACTCTGGATGAATGGAAAGCCCAGCAGAGTAAAGAGAGAGCCAAAGTGGAATTCAACATTCGTAAAGCCAATGAGGGAGCCGACTGGAAGAAAGGATATGTCCTGCACAAGTCTAAGGCTGAGGAT GCCTCTGTTGATGATGCCTCTGGGGATCACCACTTCCGTAAATCAGCTAATGACATTACATCCAAGCTGGAGATTAACTTTGGGGACCTGGGCCGCACAGGACGTGGTCGTGGAGGACCACGAGGTGGCAGAGGAGGCCGTGGAGCTGCTGCTACCAGGCCACCTCGTGAACGCAGGCCAGACAAG GTTGGTGGAGTGTCTGTCCCTAACGTGGACGACCCAGAGGCTTTCCCAGCCCTGGCTTAA